In the Epinephelus lanceolatus isolate andai-2023 chromosome 6, ASM4190304v1, whole genome shotgun sequence genome, one interval contains:
- the zmat3 gene encoding uncharacterized protein zmat3: protein MMALQLKNGDAAYYQSADYCRNYTSPPVSYGDSNHYLARLPGPETMLKPPLSLFSHPQQPFHHMDSLHQLGPPPMAPTQPLGPPPLAPAQAMGPPTMAPTQTLGPPPMTATHTLRHPPITPPHSLGPPPMAPAQPLGPPPMAHTLGPPPVDHTQAIVPPAMDLIQPLGPPPLNPAQALVPPPVVAPGAGRFPLPPSPMSSPPAPGPDPSHLPPRPPGPALIPAPMSCLIPGPLPGQAAPASEQPQDEGSLLGMEEQEDSLGLGELCKPLYCKLCNVTLNSAQQAQAHYQGKNHSKKLRNFYAGSQQPPAIRIPEVLEAAGQTSLSSGSNDSDAGRQGQYKGATRVILATENDYCKLCDASFSSLAVAQAHYQGKNHAKKLRLAEAQQNSNNMEGSSEAAPRRNRKDGSEYRLVKNRRSPQLPASMPGPYYNPRPRQRIPRDLAMCVTPSGQFYCSMCNCGAEQETDFRQHLESKQHKAKVSELRYRHEMENLGYS, encoded by the exons ATGATGGCGCTGCAGCTGAAGAACGGGGATGCAGCGTACTACCAGAGTGCGGATTACTGCAGAAATTACACCTCGCCGCCTGTCAGCTACGGTGACAGCAACCATTATCTTGCCCGATTGCCAG GCCCGGAGACCATGTTGAAACCTCCCCTGAGTCTCTTCAGCCATCCCCAGCAGCCTTTCCACCACATGGACTCTCTGCACCAGCTGGGACCTCCGCCAATGGCGCCTACGCAGCCTCTCGGTCCACCACCACTTGCCCCTGCTCAGGCAATGGGACCCCCAACTATGGCTCCCACCCAGACTCTAGGCCCCCCTCCCATGACTGCTACTCACACGTTAAGACACCCACCCATTACCCCACCACACAGCTTAGGCCCCCCTCCAATGGCCCCAGCTCAGCCACTAGGGCCTCCACCAATGGCACACACCTTGGGGCCCCCACCTGTTGATCACACACAAGCTATAGTGCCTCCAGCCATGGACCTCATACAACCGTTGGGGCCTCCACCTCTGAACCCTGCCCAAGCACTGGTGCCCCCACCTGTAGTCGCGCCCGGAGCCGGCCGATTCCCCCTCCCTCCCAGCCCCATGTCCTCCCCTCCTGCTCCAGGCCCAGACCCTTCACACCTCCCCCCAAGACCCCCAGGACCAGCTCTAATTCCAGCCCCGATGTCCTGCCTCATCCCTGGTCCTCTGCCGGGTCAGGCTGCCCCAGCAAGCGAGCAGCCCCAGGATGAGGGCTCTCTGCTGGGGATGGAGGAGCAGGAAGACTCTCTGGGGTTGGGGGAACTGTGTAAACCACTGTACTGTAAACTCTGCAACGTTACCCTCAACTCTGCTCAGCAGGCACAAGCTCACTACCAG GGGAAGAACCACAGTAAAAAGTTAAGAAATTTCTACGCTGGCAGTCAACAGCCTCCAGCCATCAGAATCCCAGAAGTCCTCGAGGCAGCTGGCCAGACATCCCTCAGCTCAGGATCAAACGACAGTGACGCAGGCAGGCAG GGGCAGTATAAGGGGGCGACCCGGGTCATCTTGGCCACAGAGAATGACTATTGTAAGCTGTGTGACGCCTCCTTCAGTTCACTGGCAGTGGCACAGGCCCACTACCAGGGCAAGAACCATGCCAAGAAACTACGGCTCGCTGAGGCCCAACAGAACTCCAATAACAT GGAAGGCAGCAGCGAGGCAGCCCCAAGAAGAAACAGGAAAGATGGCAGCGAGTACAGACTGGTGAAAAACCGCCGCAGCCCACAGCTACCTGCTTCCATGCCag GGCCGTACTACAACCCTAGACCGAGGCAGCGCATCCCCAGGGACTTGGCCATGTGTGTGACTCCCAGCGGACAGTTCTACTGCTCCATGTGCAACTGCGGAGCCGAGCAGGAGACGGACTTCAGGCAGCATCTTGAAAGCAAGCAGCACAAAGCAAAAGTGTCAGAGTTAAGATACCGCCACGAGATGGAGAACCTCGGCTACAGCTAA